In Populus nigra chromosome 1, ddPopNigr1.1, whole genome shotgun sequence, one genomic interval encodes:
- the LOC133702593 gene encoding disease resistance protein RPS2-like isoform X2: MAIESAGGSIASKIAERLVEPAIRQFHYMFCFNNFVQEFDDQMMNLAVALYRLQDAVNVAKRNAEEIEIDVNKWLEDAKNEVESVNRLRNEKRKIGKCFTWCPNWMRQFKLSKALAKKTETLRKLEENSRKFPKVSHKAPLQEIKFLPSKEFTLSGSSKEAFKQIMKALKDDKVNMIGLYGMGGVGKTTLVKEVARRAKELQLFDEVLMATLSQNPNVTSIQDQMADSLDLTFVKKSKEGRANELWQRLQGKKMLIVLDDVWKDIDFQEIGIPFGDAHWGCKILLTTRLENVCSSMDCQEKVFLRVLSENEAWNLFQINAGLRDEDSDLNRVAKEVARECQGLPIALVAVGKALRDKSEHEWEVASEELKKSQSRHMEKFDDRRNAYACLKLSYDYLKYKETKLCFLLCCLFPEDYDIPIEELTRYAVGYGLHQDVESIEGVRKRVYIEIEYLKDCCMLLGTETEEHVKIHDLFRDVAIQIASSEEYGFMVKAGIGLQEWPTSNKSFEGCTVISLMGNKLTKLREGLVCPQLKVLLLGLDRGLNVPERFFEGMKAIEVLSLKGGCLSLQSLQFSTNLQSLLLIHCKCKDLISLRKLQGLEILGFTGCDSIEELPGEIGELKELRLLDVTGCELLRRIPVNLIGRLKKLEELLIGCYSFKEWDVVGTSRGGMNASLTELNSLSHLAVLSLRIPKVERIPRDFVFPRLLKYDIWVLGDGYSELDNEYPTAKTRLYLGEISATSLNAKTFEQLFPTVSQISYRRVEGLKNIVLSSDHGHGLRKDFLQRLEHVKVNGCGDICTLFPAKWRQALKNLRRVTISNCKSLEEVFELGEADEGINVEKELPLLSSLTELQLSHLPELKCIWKGPTRHVSLQSLIHLKLWYLNKLTFIFTPSLAQSLIHLETLQIENCRGLKHLIIEKDDEREIIPESLGFPKLKTLSIRGCDKLEYVFPFSVSPSFQNLEEMEIGFADNLKQVFYNGEGDAVTRDGFINFPQLRELSLSSCSFFGPKNFTAQLPSLQVLTIKGHEELGNLLAQLQGFTSLETLKLSSLLVPDLRCIWKGLVPCNLIALEVKECKRLTHVFTNNMIANLVQLEVLYISTCEELEQIIAKDIDDENDRILPESDLQSLCFPNLCRFEINECNKLTSLFPVAIASGLPKLQILKELLLVQLPSISCFSLGCYDFLFPRLEKLKVYGCPKLTTESATTSNDSMSDQSEGFMNLKEISIRNLEGVQDLMQVGRLVTNRRNEHKLSLVSLKTLQLNLLPDMRCLWKGLVPSNLTTLEVKECKRLTHVFTNNIIASLIQLKILEISNCEELEQIIAKGNGDENDKILSGSDLQSSCFPNLYRLEIRRCNKLKSLFPVAIASGLKKLQILQVRESSQLLRVFGQDDHVSTVNVEKEMVLPNLRLLFLEKLPSIVYFNHGYYDFLFPCLWTLKVRQCPKLTTKFATTSNGPMRAQSEVSQVAEDSSTSCSMPTNTCRMWTRKNGWE, from the exons ATGGCTATCGAAAGTGCTGGTGGATCCATTGCATCTAAGATAGCAGAACGCTTGGTGGAACCAGCAATAAGGCAGTTCCATTACATGTTCTGTTTCAACAATTTTGTTCAAGAATTCGATGACCAAATGATGAACCTTGCTGTGGCACTTTATCGTCTGCAAGATGCTGTCAACGTTGCTAAAAGGAATGCTgaagaaattgagattgatgtcAACAAATGGCTGGAAGATGCAAAAAATGAAGTTGAAAGTGTGAATCGTTTGCGaaatgaaaaaaggaaaattggCAAATGCTTTACTTGGTGTCCAAATTGGATGCGACAATTCAAGTTAAGCAAGGCACTGGCGAAGAAGACGGAGACTTTGagaaaacttgaagaaaataGCAGAAAGTTTCCAAAAGTGTCCCACAAAGCACCTCTTCAAGAGATAAAATTTCTTCCATCAAAGGAATTCACACTCTCAGGATCGTCAAAAGAAGCTTTCAAACAGATTATGAAAGCTCTCAAAGATGACAAGGTCAATATGATCGGATTGTACGGCATGGGAGGGGTGGGTAAAACCACCCTGGTGAAAGAAGTAGCCAGGAGGGCCAAAGAGTTGCAGTTGTTTGATGAAGTTCTGATGGCTACACTGTCCCAGAATCCAAATGTCACAAGCATCCAGGATCAAATGGCAGATAGTTTAGATCTGACTTTTGTCAAGAAGAGTAAAGAAGGGAGAGCAAATGAATTATGGCAGAGACTGCAGGGAAAGAAGATGCTTATAGTCCTGGATGATGTTTGGAAAGATATTGACTTCCAAGAGATAGGGATCCCATTTGGTGATGCTCACTGGGGTTGTAAAATTCTTCTAACAACACGTCTTGAAAACGTATGTTCGTCTATGGATTGCCAGGAAAAAGTGTTTTTAAGAGTCCTATCTGAAAATGAAGCATGGAATTTATTCCAAATCAATGCAGGTTTACGTGATGAGGACTCTGACTTGAACAGAGTGGCAAAGGAGGTTGCGAGAGAATGCCAAGGCTTGCCTATAGCACTTGTGGCAGTGGGAAAGGCTCTAAGAGATAAATCTGAACATGAGTGGGAAGTAGCATCTGAAGAGCTCAAAAAATCTCAATCTCGGCACATGGAAAAATTTGATGACCGAAGAAATGCATATGCATGTCTTAAATTGAGCTATGATTATTTGAAGTACAAGGAAACCAAGTTATGTTTCTTGCTATGCTGTTTATTTCCAGAAGATTACGACATTCCAATCGAGGAGTTGACGAGATATGCAGTTGGCTACGGGTTACATCAAGATGTGGAGTCCATTGAAGGTGTAAGGAAACGAGTTTATATTGAAATCGAATACCTCAAAGATTGTTGTATGCTGTTGGGCACAGAAACTGAAGAACATGTGAAAATACATGACTTGTTTCGTGATGTTGCTATTCAGATAGCATCATCAGAAGAATATGGATTCATGGTAAAGGCTGGCATTGGGTTGCAGGAGTGGCCAACGAGCAATAAAAGCTTTGAAGGTTGTACAGTAATCTCGTTAATGGGCAATAAACTCACAAAACTTCGTGAAGGATTGGTTTGTCCACAGCTCAAAGTTCTATTGTTAGGACTGGATCGTGGTTTGAATGTTCCAGAGAGGTTTTTTGAAGGGATGAAAGCAATTGAAGTTTTGTCTCTAAAGGGAGGGTGTTTGTCATTGCAATCACTTCAATTCTCAACGAACCTTCAATCGTTGCTGTTGATCCACTGTAAATGCAAGGACCTCATTTCATTGAGAAAGCTGCAAGGACTTGAGATTCTTGGTTTTACAGGGTGCGACTCCATTGAAGAATTACCTGGTGAAATTGGGGAGCTCAAGGAGTTGAGGTTGTTGGATGTGACAGGTTGTGAATTGCTAAGAAGGATTCCAGTGAATTTGATTGGAAGGTTGAAGAAGTTAGAAGAACTGCTAATCGGGTGTTACAGCTTTAAGGAATGGGATGTCGTTGGGACAAGCCGGGGAGGAATGAATGCAAGCCTAACAGAACTGAACTCGTTGTCTCATTTAGCTGTATTATCATTGAGGATACCGAAGGTTGAACGCATTCCcagagattttgtttttcccaGGTTGCTCAAATATGATATTTGGGTGTTAGGGGATGGGTATTCAGAACTTGATAATGAATACCCAACTGCAAAGACAAGATTATATTTGGGTGAAATCAGCGCCACATCCTTAAATGCGAAGACATTTGAGCAGTTGTTTCCTACTGTGTCTCAAATTAGCTATCGTAGAGTGgagggtttaaaaaatattgtattgtcCTCTGATCATGGCCATGGGTTGCGAAAGGACTTCTTACAAAGATTAGAACATGTCAAAGTGAATGGATGTGGGGATATTTGCACTCTGTTTCCAGCAAAATGGCGGCAAGCtttgaaaaatctaaggagagtgaCTATTAGTAACTGCAAATCATTGGAAGAGGTATTTGAATTGGGTGAGGCTGATGAAGGAATTAACGTGGAGAAGGAGCTGCCGCTGCTGTCATCTTTAACAGAGTTACAGCTGTCACATTTACCTGAGCTCAAATGTATATGGAAGGGGCCCACCAGACATGTCAGCCTCCAAAGTCTTATTCATTTGAAGTTGTGGTATCTTAACAAACTGACATTTATCTTCACACCGTCCCTAGCTCAAAGTCTTATTCATCTAGAAACACTACAGATAGAAAATTGTCGTGGATTGAAGCATCTTATCATTGAAAAGGATGACGAAAGGGAAATAATTCCAGAGTCTCTTGGCTtcccaaaattaaaaactctctcTATAAGAGGCTGTGATAAACTGGAATATGTCTTCCCTTTCTCTGTGTCTCCAAGTTTTCAGAACCTAGAGGAGATGGAGATTGGTTTTGCTGACAATTTAAAGCAAGTATTTTACAATGGAGAAGGAGATGCAGTCACCAGAGATGGCTTCATCAACTTCCCTCAGCTAAGAGAATTGTCTCTTTCAAGTTGCAGCTTTTTTGGTCCAAAGAATTTTACTGCCCAATTGCCTTCTTTGCAAGTGTTAACCATTAAAGGCCACGAAGAATTGGGTAATTTGTTGGCACAGCTACAA GGTTTTACAAGTTTGGAAACATTAAAGTTGTCCTCCCTGCTTGTGCCTGACTTGAGGTGTATATGGAAGGGTCTCGTGCCATGCAATTTGATTGCTTTGGAGGTGAAAGAGTGTAAGAGACTGACACATGTATTCACAAACAACATGATTGCTAATTTAGTTCAACTGGAAGTTCTATACATATCAACTTGTGAGGAATTGGAGCAAATCATAGCTAAGGATattgatgatgaaaatgatCGAATTTTGCCAGAAAGTGATCTCCAATCTTTATGCTTCCCCAATTTGTGTCGATTTGAAATCAATGAATGCAACAAGTTAACAAGTCTCTTCCCAGTAGCCATAGCTTCAGGTCTCCCGAAGCTCCAAATACTTAAA GAGTTGTTGCTTGTGCAATTACCAAGTATTTCCTGCTTTAGTCTCGGATGTTATGATTTCTTGTTCCCTCGTTTGGAGAAGTTGAAGGTGTATGGATGCCCAAAGCTAACCACAGAATCTGCAACTACATCAAATGACTCAATGAGTGATCAATCAGAG GGGTTtatgaatttgaaagaaatatctATTAGAAACTTGGAAGGAGTACAAGATTTAATGCAAGTTGGACGTTTGGTAACTAATAGAAGAAATGAGCATAAACTTTCACTTGTGAGTTTGAAAACATTACAGTTGAACTTATTGCCAGACATGAGGTGTCTCTGGAAGGGTCTCGTGCCGAGCAATTTGACTACTTTGGAGGTGAAAGAGTGTAAGAGATTGACACATGTATTCACAAACAACATCATTGCAAGTCTAATTCAACTGAAAATTCTAGAGATATCAAATTGTGAGGAATTGGAGCAAATTATTGCTAAGGGTAATGGTGATGAAAATGATAAGATATTGTCAGGAAGTGATCTCCAATCTTCATGCTTCCCTAATTTATATCGACTTGAGATCAGACGA
- the LOC133702593 gene encoding disease resistance protein RPS2-like isoform X1 has protein sequence MAIESAGGSIASKIAERLVEPAIRQFHYMFCFNNFVQEFDDQMMNLAVALYRLQDAVNVAKRNAEEIEIDVNKWLEDAKNEVESVNRLRNEKRKIGKCFTWCPNWMRQFKLSKALAKKTETLRKLEENSRKFPKVSHKAPLQEIKFLPSKEFTLSGSSKEAFKQIMKALKDDKVNMIGLYGMGGVGKTTLVKEVARRAKELQLFDEVLMATLSQNPNVTSIQDQMADSLDLTFVKKSKEGRANELWQRLQGKKMLIVLDDVWKDIDFQEIGIPFGDAHWGCKILLTTRLENVCSSMDCQEKVFLRVLSENEAWNLFQINAGLRDEDSDLNRVAKEVARECQGLPIALVAVGKALRDKSEHEWEVASEELKKSQSRHMEKFDDRRNAYACLKLSYDYLKYKETKLCFLLCCLFPEDYDIPIEELTRYAVGYGLHQDVESIEGVRKRVYIEIEYLKDCCMLLGTETEEHVKIHDLFRDVAIQIASSEEYGFMVKAGIGLQEWPTSNKSFEGCTVISLMGNKLTKLREGLVCPQLKVLLLGLDRGLNVPERFFEGMKAIEVLSLKGGCLSLQSLQFSTNLQSLLLIHCKCKDLISLRKLQGLEILGFTGCDSIEELPGEIGELKELRLLDVTGCELLRRIPVNLIGRLKKLEELLIGCYSFKEWDVVGTSRGGMNASLTELNSLSHLAVLSLRIPKVERIPRDFVFPRLLKYDIWVLGDGYSELDNEYPTAKTRLYLGEISATSLNAKTFEQLFPTVSQISYRRVEGLKNIVLSSDHGHGLRKDFLQRLEHVKVNGCGDICTLFPAKWRQALKNLRRVTISNCKSLEEVFELGEADEGINVEKELPLLSSLTELQLSHLPELKCIWKGPTRHVSLQSLIHLKLWYLNKLTFIFTPSLAQSLIHLETLQIENCRGLKHLIIEKDDEREIIPESLGFPKLKTLSIRGCDKLEYVFPFSVSPSFQNLEEMEIGFADNLKQVFYNGEGDAVTRDGFINFPQLRELSLSSCSFFGPKNFTAQLPSLQVLTIKGHEELGNLLAQLQGFTSLETLKLSSLLVPDLRCIWKGLVPCNLIALEVKECKRLTHVFTNNMIANLVQLEVLYISTCEELEQIIAKDIDDENDRILPESDLQSLCFPNLCRFEINECNKLTSLFPVAIASGLPKLQILKVSQSSHLLGVFGQDDHASPVNVEKVMVLPDLQELLLVQLPSISCFSLGCYDFLFPRLEKLKVYGCPKLTTESATTSNDSMSDQSEGFMNLKEISIRNLEGVQDLMQVGRLVTNRRNEHKLSLVSLKTLQLNLLPDMRCLWKGLVPSNLTTLEVKECKRLTHVFTNNIIASLIQLKILEISNCEELEQIIAKGNGDENDKILSGSDLQSSCFPNLYRLEIRRCNKLKSLFPVAIASGLKKLQILQVRESSQLLRVFGQDDHVSTVNVEKEMVLPNLRLLFLEKLPSIVYFNHGYYDFLFPCLWTLKVRQCPKLTTKFATTSNGPMRAQSEVSQVAEDSSTSCSMPTNTCRMWTRKNGWE, from the exons ATGGCTATCGAAAGTGCTGGTGGATCCATTGCATCTAAGATAGCAGAACGCTTGGTGGAACCAGCAATAAGGCAGTTCCATTACATGTTCTGTTTCAACAATTTTGTTCAAGAATTCGATGACCAAATGATGAACCTTGCTGTGGCACTTTATCGTCTGCAAGATGCTGTCAACGTTGCTAAAAGGAATGCTgaagaaattgagattgatgtcAACAAATGGCTGGAAGATGCAAAAAATGAAGTTGAAAGTGTGAATCGTTTGCGaaatgaaaaaaggaaaattggCAAATGCTTTACTTGGTGTCCAAATTGGATGCGACAATTCAAGTTAAGCAAGGCACTGGCGAAGAAGACGGAGACTTTGagaaaacttgaagaaaataGCAGAAAGTTTCCAAAAGTGTCCCACAAAGCACCTCTTCAAGAGATAAAATTTCTTCCATCAAAGGAATTCACACTCTCAGGATCGTCAAAAGAAGCTTTCAAACAGATTATGAAAGCTCTCAAAGATGACAAGGTCAATATGATCGGATTGTACGGCATGGGAGGGGTGGGTAAAACCACCCTGGTGAAAGAAGTAGCCAGGAGGGCCAAAGAGTTGCAGTTGTTTGATGAAGTTCTGATGGCTACACTGTCCCAGAATCCAAATGTCACAAGCATCCAGGATCAAATGGCAGATAGTTTAGATCTGACTTTTGTCAAGAAGAGTAAAGAAGGGAGAGCAAATGAATTATGGCAGAGACTGCAGGGAAAGAAGATGCTTATAGTCCTGGATGATGTTTGGAAAGATATTGACTTCCAAGAGATAGGGATCCCATTTGGTGATGCTCACTGGGGTTGTAAAATTCTTCTAACAACACGTCTTGAAAACGTATGTTCGTCTATGGATTGCCAGGAAAAAGTGTTTTTAAGAGTCCTATCTGAAAATGAAGCATGGAATTTATTCCAAATCAATGCAGGTTTACGTGATGAGGACTCTGACTTGAACAGAGTGGCAAAGGAGGTTGCGAGAGAATGCCAAGGCTTGCCTATAGCACTTGTGGCAGTGGGAAAGGCTCTAAGAGATAAATCTGAACATGAGTGGGAAGTAGCATCTGAAGAGCTCAAAAAATCTCAATCTCGGCACATGGAAAAATTTGATGACCGAAGAAATGCATATGCATGTCTTAAATTGAGCTATGATTATTTGAAGTACAAGGAAACCAAGTTATGTTTCTTGCTATGCTGTTTATTTCCAGAAGATTACGACATTCCAATCGAGGAGTTGACGAGATATGCAGTTGGCTACGGGTTACATCAAGATGTGGAGTCCATTGAAGGTGTAAGGAAACGAGTTTATATTGAAATCGAATACCTCAAAGATTGTTGTATGCTGTTGGGCACAGAAACTGAAGAACATGTGAAAATACATGACTTGTTTCGTGATGTTGCTATTCAGATAGCATCATCAGAAGAATATGGATTCATGGTAAAGGCTGGCATTGGGTTGCAGGAGTGGCCAACGAGCAATAAAAGCTTTGAAGGTTGTACAGTAATCTCGTTAATGGGCAATAAACTCACAAAACTTCGTGAAGGATTGGTTTGTCCACAGCTCAAAGTTCTATTGTTAGGACTGGATCGTGGTTTGAATGTTCCAGAGAGGTTTTTTGAAGGGATGAAAGCAATTGAAGTTTTGTCTCTAAAGGGAGGGTGTTTGTCATTGCAATCACTTCAATTCTCAACGAACCTTCAATCGTTGCTGTTGATCCACTGTAAATGCAAGGACCTCATTTCATTGAGAAAGCTGCAAGGACTTGAGATTCTTGGTTTTACAGGGTGCGACTCCATTGAAGAATTACCTGGTGAAATTGGGGAGCTCAAGGAGTTGAGGTTGTTGGATGTGACAGGTTGTGAATTGCTAAGAAGGATTCCAGTGAATTTGATTGGAAGGTTGAAGAAGTTAGAAGAACTGCTAATCGGGTGTTACAGCTTTAAGGAATGGGATGTCGTTGGGACAAGCCGGGGAGGAATGAATGCAAGCCTAACAGAACTGAACTCGTTGTCTCATTTAGCTGTATTATCATTGAGGATACCGAAGGTTGAACGCATTCCcagagattttgtttttcccaGGTTGCTCAAATATGATATTTGGGTGTTAGGGGATGGGTATTCAGAACTTGATAATGAATACCCAACTGCAAAGACAAGATTATATTTGGGTGAAATCAGCGCCACATCCTTAAATGCGAAGACATTTGAGCAGTTGTTTCCTACTGTGTCTCAAATTAGCTATCGTAGAGTGgagggtttaaaaaatattgtattgtcCTCTGATCATGGCCATGGGTTGCGAAAGGACTTCTTACAAAGATTAGAACATGTCAAAGTGAATGGATGTGGGGATATTTGCACTCTGTTTCCAGCAAAATGGCGGCAAGCtttgaaaaatctaaggagagtgaCTATTAGTAACTGCAAATCATTGGAAGAGGTATTTGAATTGGGTGAGGCTGATGAAGGAATTAACGTGGAGAAGGAGCTGCCGCTGCTGTCATCTTTAACAGAGTTACAGCTGTCACATTTACCTGAGCTCAAATGTATATGGAAGGGGCCCACCAGACATGTCAGCCTCCAAAGTCTTATTCATTTGAAGTTGTGGTATCTTAACAAACTGACATTTATCTTCACACCGTCCCTAGCTCAAAGTCTTATTCATCTAGAAACACTACAGATAGAAAATTGTCGTGGATTGAAGCATCTTATCATTGAAAAGGATGACGAAAGGGAAATAATTCCAGAGTCTCTTGGCTtcccaaaattaaaaactctctcTATAAGAGGCTGTGATAAACTGGAATATGTCTTCCCTTTCTCTGTGTCTCCAAGTTTTCAGAACCTAGAGGAGATGGAGATTGGTTTTGCTGACAATTTAAAGCAAGTATTTTACAATGGAGAAGGAGATGCAGTCACCAGAGATGGCTTCATCAACTTCCCTCAGCTAAGAGAATTGTCTCTTTCAAGTTGCAGCTTTTTTGGTCCAAAGAATTTTACTGCCCAATTGCCTTCTTTGCAAGTGTTAACCATTAAAGGCCACGAAGAATTGGGTAATTTGTTGGCACAGCTACAA GGTTTTACAAGTTTGGAAACATTAAAGTTGTCCTCCCTGCTTGTGCCTGACTTGAGGTGTATATGGAAGGGTCTCGTGCCATGCAATTTGATTGCTTTGGAGGTGAAAGAGTGTAAGAGACTGACACATGTATTCACAAACAACATGATTGCTAATTTAGTTCAACTGGAAGTTCTATACATATCAACTTGTGAGGAATTGGAGCAAATCATAGCTAAGGATattgatgatgaaaatgatCGAATTTTGCCAGAAAGTGATCTCCAATCTTTATGCTTCCCCAATTTGTGTCGATTTGAAATCAATGAATGCAACAAGTTAACAAGTCTCTTCCCAGTAGCCATAGCTTCAGGTCTCCCGAAGCTCCAAATACTTAAAGTAAGCCAATCCTCTCATCTATTAGGAGTATTTGGGCAGGATGATCATGCTTCACCTGTCAATGTTGAGAAGGTGATGGTGCTCCCTGATCTACAGGAGTTGTTGCTTGTGCAATTACCAAGTATTTCCTGCTTTAGTCTCGGATGTTATGATTTCTTGTTCCCTCGTTTGGAGAAGTTGAAGGTGTATGGATGCCCAAAGCTAACCACAGAATCTGCAACTACATCAAATGACTCAATGAGTGATCAATCAGAG GGGTTtatgaatttgaaagaaatatctATTAGAAACTTGGAAGGAGTACAAGATTTAATGCAAGTTGGACGTTTGGTAACTAATAGAAGAAATGAGCATAAACTTTCACTTGTGAGTTTGAAAACATTACAGTTGAACTTATTGCCAGACATGAGGTGTCTCTGGAAGGGTCTCGTGCCGAGCAATTTGACTACTTTGGAGGTGAAAGAGTGTAAGAGATTGACACATGTATTCACAAACAACATCATTGCAAGTCTAATTCAACTGAAAATTCTAGAGATATCAAATTGTGAGGAATTGGAGCAAATTATTGCTAAGGGTAATGGTGATGAAAATGATAAGATATTGTCAGGAAGTGATCTCCAATCTTCATGCTTCCCTAATTTATATCGACTTGAGATCAGACGA